DNA from Agarilytica rhodophyticola:
GTTTTTGCAGACTTTTAATACTTTTCTATGCTCGTCAATAAAGTACACATCAATTCTGTAGCGCATAAAAAATGTATGTACAGCATTACACGGAGACAGCAAAAGTCCTTGTTCTTCATTTAGTGGTTGATGGAATAGCAGGCCTCGCGCCCTAGTCAAAATACCATCAGCCATGGCTATATTAAGTAAATGTTCTCCATCACTGACAACACTCAG
Protein-coding regions in this window:
- a CDS encoding DUF192 domain-containing protein produces the protein MNFKGEFKKLSVVSDGEHLLNIAMADGILTRARGLLFHQPLNEEQGLLLSPCNAVHTFFMRYRIDVYFIDEHRKVLKVCKNLKPWRQAMCLSAKYVLEVKENNARMSNICVGEKLVWA